The window AAGAACATTAGGTTTGTAGTCTAAACGTAGTTTGAGATACGTTTTATAAGTACATTAAATACATAGCTATAAAACCTCTCACATCCTCACACATAAAAAATGATTAATCATAGACTTGATTATAATTAATATTTTTGTTGTATTGATTAATATTATCCTTAGTGATATAATTAATTATGCGAATGAAAATGATTAAGGAGTGAGTTGATGAAGGTTAATGCAACCGATGTGAAAACAAATTTTGGCAAATACCTGGAGTTGGTGCAAGATGAAGATATTATTATTACCCGTAATTCTAAACCCGTTGCTAAGTTAGTAAAGTACTATCGTTATGAAGAGGCCATTCGGGAAGGAGCTCCTGACTACACCTATGATAAAGTCGAGATGAGCTATGAAGAATTTATGGAGATGTATGAACAAACGGACGCACGATTTGAGTACATTAATGGGGTTGTATATGCCATGGGATCTCCAGTTCATATCCATCAACATATTGTGGCATTTGTTATTGGTGAATTCTATATTTACTTTAAAGACAAGAAATGTAAAGCTTACGTGGCACCTTATGATATCCACTTTGAAAAGAGCAAATCAAAAGATGTCGTGCAACCTGATATATTTGTGATGTGCGATCCAGAAAATATTCGAAATGGCCGCTATTACGGTGTACCGACTTTAATCATTGAAATATTGTCCCCATCCACACGTAATAAAGACATGATTGAAAAGCTTAATCTGTTTTTAGAATCAGGGGTCAAAGAATATGTAATCATTGACCCTAAGAATGAGAACGTCATTCATTGGTTATTCCAAGATAAACAAATTGATAGATGCGATACTCTGAATAAGGGAGAAGTCTTTGAATCCAAACAATACCCAGGACTATCCTTTGACATCACGGCTTGTTTTATATAGTCCGATACGTAGGCAGATCGCTTTGCTCATACAACAAAATATATCCATCCTTAACTATCAGTAGTTATAGGTTAAGCGTAGTGATGGACTAATAAATACAGACCCCTGTTCATGCAACACCACATGTTTCCATATTGGACATGTATGCAATAGGGGTCTGTTTTTTGTAGTAAAGAGAATGAGCTTAGTTGTTGATGTTTACTCAATTCTATAATTTATAGATAAATCAGCTATCTTACAATGCCATACCATATGATCAGCTCCCTCACCCCAATGGTCTTTCAGCATATGGGTTGGCTCGCCTAATTTCTTCTTCCATACATTCTGGGCTTGTGAATAACCACTGTCTAAAACAAATTCTTCAATATGCTGACCATGTAGGACAATCAGCATAGCGTTGAGTAGAAGTGTACCAATACCCTTTTTCTGGTAATCCGGCAAAATAAACACTGAACCTATCTCGCCCATGTCCTTGTATCTGCCATCGGTACAATTATTTATCAATGGGCCACATAACCCATAGGCAATGGTGCCCACGATTTTATTTTCCATACATGCAATAAGAAAGAAATGGTGACGACCATTGGTTTCTAGGTCTTTTTTCAAGTAAGCCATCTTTTCTATAATTTCTGATTGTATCTCATCCACACAATCCCCAACACCTTCTTTTTCCCAAGTATGTGGTATTGTTTCCTTAAAAAAAACATGAAGTGCATCTATGTCATCATCATATGGTCTTCGAATATTTATGTTCATCATGCTCTGTTCCTCCCTGCTATCAATGGAATAAATTATACGATAGTTGTTGTGTGAAAGCAATAAGGCAATAAAAAATCATTGTAAAAAAATAAATCAAAAGACTATTGACTCATTGGGTCAAAGGTGCTACAATGAAAGTGACCAAGGTGGTCATGTTGAAAATACAAGAGGTGATAGGATTGGAAAATACATTTAGAACACTCGATGATGAAAAGAAAAGGCGCATTATTAATAGTGCATTAGAAGAGTTTAGTTTAAATAAATACGAGAAAGCTTCCACCAATGCCATTGTAAAAAATGCAGGTATTTCAAAAGGCTCTCTATTTCAATATTTTGCCAATAAGCAAGCACTTTACGATTATTTAGGAGCCTTCACCATAGAGGTTATGCTGGAAGCTATTCAAAAGGAGATGGGGTTTCGGGAAAGAGACTTATTTGAAAGAATCAGAAAGATTGCATTGATTAAAATAGGTGTTGCTGCCGAGTATCCCTACATTATACCCTTTTCAAAAGTCATGTACGAACAAATATCCGTTGATGAGATCAAGAAAAAGGTGGAGGCTGAATACCCCAATATCTATGAAAACATGTATTTTAAGAACATTGATTTTGGTTTATTTAAAGAAGATATGGATATTCATAAATCCATAGAGATTGTTCAGTGGACCCTTGAACGTATCATGGACGATTACATGAAAGATATCTTAGCTAGGGATAAGGCTATTAACATGGAAGAATTAAGACTGCTCATTGATAGTTACTTAAGCACTTTAAAAAAAGCATTCTACAAATAAGGGAGGCGTATTTTAATGATTAAGGTTAATAATCTCTACCATTCTTACAACAATGACGGTAAGTATGCCGTAAATGACGCAAATTTTGAGGTAACTAAGGGCGAAATTTTTGGTTTTCTTGGACCATCTGGCGCAGGTAAATCAACCACCCAAAACATTCTGACAGGTTTGTTACAGCTACAAAAAGGCCAAGTAAGTGTGGCAGGTTACGATGTAAAAAAAATCTCCAATAAAATGTTTAATCAGATTGGTATGTCCTTTGAGCAATCCAATGTCTATAGCAAGATGACGGCCAAAGAGAACCTTGAGTTCTACCGAAAACTATTTGATGTAAAGACCAGAGACCCTCAAGCATTACTTGAACTGGTTGGGTTAGGTGATAAAGCCAGTATAAGGGCAGGGGAATTCTCTAAAGGTATGAAACACCGACTGACTTTTGTCAGATCCATGATTAATAATCCAGAATTATGGTTCTTAGATGAACCAACAACAGGACTTGACCCAGCTATAGCTGCTCAGATTAAACGGATTGTAAAGGAAGAAAATAAGAAAGGGGTAACGATTTTCTTAACGACCCATAACATGCACATTGCAGATGAATTATGTGATCGTGTGGCCTTTATTGTTGATGGTGAAATTAAATTGATTGATTCACCTAAGAATCTTAAGTTAAAATACGGTGACAAATTAGTTGAAGTTGAATATATCAAAGCCAATAAATCCGTAAAAGATACCCTATCAACCGTAGGTGAAGGTGACAAAAAGCAGTTGCAGGATATTATTGCACATTACGATATTCAGACCATGCATACAAAGGAGGCGACACTTGAGGAAATCTTTATTAAAGTGACTGGAAGGGGGCTTGAATAAAATGAAATTATGGCATAGTTTTATAAAAGAATTAAAACTTGCATCAAGAGGATTCTATTTCTACATTGAATTTGCTATGGCAGCCATTATTCTCGTTGTTCTACTTTTTTTAGTGCCAGAAGAATTTTCAAGTACCTCAGATGAGT is drawn from Vallitalea pronyensis and contains these coding sequences:
- a CDS encoding GNAT family N-acetyltransferase → MMNINIRRPYDDDIDALHVFFKETIPHTWEKEGVGDCVDEIQSEIIEKMAYLKKDLETNGRHHFFLIACMENKIVGTIAYGLCGPLINNCTDGRYKDMGEIGSVFILPDYQKKGIGTLLLNAMLIVLHGQHIEEFVLDSGYSQAQNVWKKKLGEPTHMLKDHWGEGADHMVWHCKIADLSINYRIE
- a CDS encoding ABC transporter ATP-binding protein; translated protein: MIKVNNLYHSYNNDGKYAVNDANFEVTKGEIFGFLGPSGAGKSTTQNILTGLLQLQKGQVSVAGYDVKKISNKMFNQIGMSFEQSNVYSKMTAKENLEFYRKLFDVKTRDPQALLELVGLGDKASIRAGEFSKGMKHRLTFVRSMINNPELWFLDEPTTGLDPAIAAQIKRIVKEENKKGVTIFLTTHNMHIADELCDRVAFIVDGEIKLIDSPKNLKLKYGDKLVEVEYIKANKSVKDTLSTVGEGDKKQLQDIIAHYDIQTMHTKEATLEEIFIKVTGRGLE
- a CDS encoding TetR/AcrR family transcriptional regulator → MKVTKVVMLKIQEVIGLENTFRTLDDEKKRRIINSALEEFSLNKYEKASTNAIVKNAGISKGSLFQYFANKQALYDYLGAFTIEVMLEAIQKEMGFRERDLFERIRKIALIKIGVAAEYPYIIPFSKVMYEQISVDEIKKKVEAEYPNIYENMYFKNIDFGLFKEDMDIHKSIEIVQWTLERIMDDYMKDILARDKAINMEELRLLIDSYLSTLKKAFYK
- a CDS encoding type II toxin-antitoxin system Phd/YefM family antitoxin translates to MKVNATDVKTNFGKYLELVQDEDIIITRNSKPVAKLVKYYRYEEAIREGAPDYTYDKVEMSYEEFMEMYEQTDARFEYINGVVYAMGSPVHIHQHIVAFVIGEFYIYFKDKKCKAYVAPYDIHFEKSKSKDVVQPDIFVMCDPENIRNGRYYGVPTLIIEILSPSTRNKDMIEKLNLFLESGVKEYVIIDPKNENVIHWLFQDKQIDRCDTLNKGEVFESKQYPGLSFDITACFI